The Phalacrocorax aristotelis chromosome 27, bGulAri2.1, whole genome shotgun sequence sequence GCAGCTCCGCCGCACTGATGTACCCATTCCCGTCCTGGGGTCGGGGACACGACGGTGACACCACCGCCACGCTCACCCCCCCTCGTCCCCACCCTTGTCCCTGACCCACCTTATCGAAGACTCGGAAAGCCTCGCGGATCTCCTCCTCGCTGTCTGTGTCCTTCATCTTCCTCGCCATCATGGTGAGGAACTCGGGGAAGTCAATCGTGCCATtgcctgggggtggggggagaagggacAGTGAGCAGGGGAACAGGCGGGAACAGGTGGGGACAGGCGGAGCTCACCATCGGCATCCACCTCGTTGATCAtgtcctgcagctcagcctcGGTGGGGTTCTGGCCAAGCGAGCGCATGACGGTGCCCAGTTCCTNNNNNNNNNNNNNNNNNNNNNNNNNNNNNNNNNNNNNNNNNNNNNNNNNNNNNNNNNNNNNNNNNNNNNNNNNNNNNNNNNNNNNNNNNNNNNNNNNNNNNNNNNNNNNNNNNNNNNNNNNNNNNNNNNNNNNNNNNNNNNNNNNNNNNNNNNNNNNNNNNNNNNNNNNNNNNNNNNNNNNNNNNNNNNNNNNNNNNNNNtcctcaaaatgaggcactgagcattaaaagaggggtttggaccctgaaagtgagggttcaggacctcaaaatgaggcactgagtgttaaaagaggggtttggaccctgaaagtgaggctttggctgttcaaaatgaggctttgagctttaaaggagggttttggaccctggaggtgaggtttgcgtcctaactataaggctttgagggttaaaagaggggttttggagaataaaagggagtctttggaacttaaaaatgagggtttatccctgaaaaggcggggcttggaccctaaaagtgagggtttggg is a genomic window containing:
- the LOC142048795 gene encoding calmodulin-1-like, which gives rise to MRSLGQNPTEAELQDMINEVDADGNGTIDFPEFLTMMARKMKDTDSEEEIREAFRVFDKDGNGYISAAELRHVMTNLGEKLTDEEVDEMIREADIDGDGQVNYEEFVQMMTAK